The Musa acuminata AAA Group cultivar baxijiao chromosome BXJ1-8, Cavendish_Baxijiao_AAA, whole genome shotgun sequence genomic sequence TCCTCCAGCTTGAACCTGTCGAGGACGATCTGGACCATGGCGATGAGGTTGCGGTGGGTGGCGACGACGCCCTTGCTGGTGCCCGTGGTGCCGGAGGAGTAGAGCAGCGTGGCGGTGTCGTCCTGGCTCACGGCGCTGGCGGTCCGGGCCGGGTCCGGCTCCGTCGCGATCATCTCGCCGATGGTGGCAACGATCCGGCGGTCGTCCGATGGCCGCCGGCGGTCGTCGAGGAGGACGATTCGGAGATCAGGGGCGGAGGCGAGCTTAGGAATTAGGGAGCGGGTGGTGAAGGCGAGGACAGGGCAAGAGTCGGCGAGCTGGCGGCCGATCTCGACTGGGGTGTTGAGGGGGTTGGTGGTTGTGAGGACGGCGCCGAGGGACATGACGGCGAGGGAGACGACGGGAAAGTGGACCGAGttgggggagaggaggaggacgacatGGGGCTTGCGGACGGAGAGGGGAGGGGAGGCGAGGGCGGTGGCGACCGCGGCAACGGACCGCCAGAGGGCGGTGAATGAGACGCGGTGGCCGGTGGCGGCGTCGATGAAGGCGGTGGTGCCGGAGTGGCGGCGAGAGGCGAGAAAGGCGGTGACGGAGAGGTTGGGATCGGCGGGAAGGGCGATGGGCGGCCGCTTGCTGTAGAAGGTCGAGTTCGCGTCGCAGTAGCCGCTCCGAGGGTCGACGCCACTCCTCGAGTACACCATTTTTCCCATCGGCCTTCCGCTCCGCACTCGTCCCTCTCGCTTTCTGTTTCACGTTttttcttgtatatatatatagatatatatattcttgctatCAATAATGGGACCGAAGGAGGCAGCGAGTGGCTCGTTGGAATGCGGACATGTTTACGTGGGAATGGGACGGCGTTGTCGACACCGTAGACTCCATCAGATTTGCCACGAGTGTAGTCGCCACAATGGACTCCGTCAaattaaatatttctttttcattttatctTAGTCAAACACACACAACATGTGGCCTTTAGGCTCGTGACACGATTAGGTTGGAGACTTGACGGGAGTTTTTGGTTCGTAACCCGAC encodes the following:
- the LOC135587535 gene encoding 4-coumarate--CoA ligase-like 4 isoform X2 gives rise to the protein MGKMVYSRSGVDPRSGYCDANSTFYSKRPPIALPADPNLSVTAFLASRRHSGTTAFIDAATGHRVSFTALWRSVAAVATALASPPLSVRKPHVVLLLSPNSVHFPVVSLAVMSLGAVLTTTNPLNTPVEIGRQLADSCPVLAFTTRSLIPKLASAPDLRIVLLDDRRRPSDDRRIVATIGEMIATEPDPARTASAVSQDDTATLLYSSGTTGTSKGVVATHRNLIAMVQIVLDRFKLEDGAEPETFICTVPMFHVFGLVAFATGPLGSGSTVVVLSKFELGEMVRAINEYGATYLPLVPPILVAMANQSRPPPLGRLRRALSGGAPLRREVIEGFREKYPAVEILQGYGLTETTGIGASTDSAEESRRYGTAGMVSPNTEARIVDPDSGAALPVNRTGELWLRGPYVMKGAGQYIAWRLTWPLGLCGGPGYRKCAGARRRCLFLDAAAEHSP
- the LOC135587535 gene encoding 4-coumarate--CoA ligase-like 4 isoform X3, producing the protein MGKMVYSRSGVDPRSGYCDANSTFYSKRPPIALPADPNLSVTAFLASRRHSGTTAFIDAATGHRVSFTALWRSVAAVATALASPPLSVRKPHVVLLLSPNSVHFPVVSLAVMSLGAVLTTTNPLNTPVEIGRQLADSCPVLAFTTRSLIPKLASAPDLRIVLLDDRRRPSDDRRIVATIGEMIATEPDPARTASAVSQDDTATLLYSSGTTGTSKGVVATHRNLIAMVQIVLDRFKLEDGAEPETFICTVPMFHVFGLVAFATGPLGSGSTVVVLSKFELGEMVRAINEYGATYLPLVPPILVAMANQSRPPPLGRLRRALSGGAPLRREVIEGFREKYPAVEILQGYGLTETTGIGASTDSAEESRRYGTAGMVSPNTEARIVDPDSGAALPVNRTGELWLRGPYVMKGARRRCLFLDAAAEHSP